From Orcinus orca chromosome 3, mOrcOrc1.1, whole genome shotgun sequence, a single genomic window includes:
- the C3H5orf47 gene encoding uncharacterized protein C5orf47 homolog — MTAAGREQERDRTRFVYVTRFGSHQCGAVLQLGGRRAQGLCRPGLGAGRSREEPQAAVPGAAGGGELCPGSPPRAPAASSPARASSSRSRPRQEAHAGGAKGRAGGDSGGGPRPVEGLTQKNSAEKFDFPIPLNEASKIMKKKKKVSVWNGVYKVISKMLEENEKYRLRLKLCSETIDLLLNINDLVI; from the exons ATGACGGCGGCGGGCCGTGAGCAGGAGCGGGACCGGACGCGCTTCGTCTACGTGACTCGCTTCGGCTCGCACCAATGCGGCGCCGTCCTTCAGCTGGGCGGCCGCCGGGCTCAGGGTCTGTGTAGGCCCGGGCTCGGGGCCGGCCGCAGCCGGGAGGAGCCGCAGGCGGCTGTGCCGGGGGCAGCGGGCGGCGGGGAGCTGTGCCCCGGCTCCCCGCCCAGGGCCCCCGCGGCCTCCTCTCCGGCGCGGGCGTCGAGCTCGCGGAGCCGGCCTCGGCAGGAGGCACATGCAGGTGGCGCGAAGGGCCGGGCGGGCGGGGACTCGGGAGGGGGCCCCCGGCCTGTGGAGG gtttaaCCCAGAAGAATTCAGCTGAAAAGTTTGACTTCCCCATACCTTTGAATGAAGCTtccaaaataatgaagaaaaagaaaaag GTGTCAGTATGGAATGGAGTGTACAAAGTCATTTCTAAAAtgcttgaagaaaatgaaaaatacagactTAGGCTGAAATTATGTAGTGAAA CAATAGACCTTCTATTAAATATCAATGATCTTGTAATATGA